One genomic window of Paenibacillus xylanilyticus includes the following:
- a CDS encoding transposase, with protein sequence MDRKEQDMLPLSHEKVEVDGVYINEAGREEHLHRGQHFPADPVLGKSEWKLTEYMFENHHEGRTDERLVPKENDTDKIGKVTSPRRNFQRKDL encoded by the coding sequence ATGGACCGCAAAGAACAGGATATGCTGCCCCTTTCGCATGAAAAGGTGGAAGTCGACGGAGTTTACATCAATGAAGCGGGTCGCGAGGAACATCTGCACCGTGGTCAACATTTCCCGGCTGATCCGGTTCTGGGCAAATCGGAATGGAAGCTGACCGAGTACATGTTTGAGAATCATCACGAAGGCCGCACGGACGAACGTCTGGTACCCAAAGAGAACGATACCGATAAAATCGGCAAAGTTACTTCTCCACGCAGAAACTTTCAACGAAAAGATCTTTAG